Genomic window (Candidatus Bathyarchaeota archaeon):
CTGACGACATGTACATTATAGGCATGCAAGGAGACAAAGTTTCAATGAAATTCAACGCTGACACCCTCGAACCAGTGCCCGAAGGCATGGAACGGGACTACTTCTTGTTCGTGGCATGCTGGTTTAAAGACCCGCCTGGAAACTGGGGCTACGAATTTGATTTTACTGTGAACCCGTTACCTTTCATAGCTATGAGCGGATTCCCCTACCCCAGCACGGAGAGTTACCCCTACGACGCAGTACACTTGGCATACCTGCAACAGTACAACACTCGCATAATAGCACCGCCATAAACCGTTCTACTCTTCCTTTTATTCTGCAAAAATCAAAGGTTTAACTGTAAAACGCTAAGTTCTGTAAGCTTTAAATGGTATAGCCTCATTATTTGCTTAATCAAAATTTCAACGTGAACACTCGCATGTCGTGGATACCTCAAATCTCTAATCCGTATATTGGCGCTTTTGCAGGGGGCTTGCTGTATGGGTTAGCGGTTTGCACCTCAGCCTGTCTTCCCGTGGTGGCAAGTTACATCGCAGGCATCGGCTCTGGATTCCAAAAAAGCATGAAAGTAACCTTCATTTTTAACTCAGGAAGAATCCTTGCTTACGCGCTAATCGGTGGAGCAATAGGATTACTCAGCGGATTAATTCACCTGTCAGTTTCAGACACCACCCTTGGACCGTTTCAAGTTTACTCTTCAGTTGCTTTTGGCATAGTAAGCATAGTAATCGGAACAAGCATCATACTGAAAGCAAAAAAAATATGCGACTGCAACATGCAAGACAACAAAAACCTAACTGCGAGAAGCAGAATGAGCAGGTTCGAGGTAGATTTAGGCGCTTTTTCTCTTGGATTAAGCAGAGGG
Coding sequences:
- a CDS encoding sulfite exporter TauE/SafE family protein, which produces MSWIPQISNPYIGAFAGGLLYGLAVCTSACLPVVASYIAGIGSGFQKSMKVTFIFNSGRILAYALIGGAIGLLSGLIHLSVSDTTLGPFQVYSSVAFGIVSIVIGTSIILKAKKICDCNMQDNKNLTARSRMSRFEVDLGAFSLGLSRGLIVCPPLIALLLYSIPFSNPLGTVAIAVLFGLGTALSPILLLGGVTGWLLNKAPLFRKWISVGGAAILIVLGAITIISSVVGL